In Arcobacter ellisii, a genomic segment contains:
- a CDS encoding DNA-binding protein: MERLVTTSQAAEILGLSLQGIHYRIKKNQLKSIKKDGKVFVYVDDTNKVYKQEEKIEPVKEENSFNNFNAVIEVKNEQIELLKKSMKWMKKQYISEIFRLEKNQKRIIEVFNSEIQLLQSAFNEMRSIYKPQIEQKMEEKREKNSSGFLSLKDFFILMKRGNKTEQEIKFTIFNAIKKGDRRFIYNKKEKKLLILDTNFEDLI; encoded by the coding sequence TTGGAAAGATTAGTAACTACTTCACAAGCTGCTGAGATATTAGGCTTATCTTTACAAGGGATACATTATCGTATTAAAAAAAATCAATTAAAATCAATTAAAAAAGATGGTAAAGTTTTTGTTTATGTTGATGATACAAATAAAGTATATAAACAAGAAGAAAAAATAGAACCAGTTAAAGAAGAAAATAGTTTTAATAATTTTAATGCGGTAATTGAAGTAAAAAATGAACAAATAGAACTTTTGAAAAAATCAATGAAATGGATGAAAAAACAGTATATTTCAGAGATTTTTAGACTTGAAAAGAATCAAAAAAGAATAATCGAAGTTTTTAATTCTGAAATTCAATTGCTTCAAAGCGCATTTAATGAAATGCGTTCGATTTATAAACCTCAAATAGAACAAAAAATGGAAGAAAAAAGAGAAAAAAACAGTAGTGGTTTTTTATCTTTAAAAGATTTTTTTATTTTAATGAAAAGAGGAAATAAAACAGAACAAGAGATAAAATTTACTATTTTTAATGCAATTAAAAAAGGTGATAGAAGATTTATTTATAACAAAAAAGAGAAAAAGTTGTTGATTTTAGATACAAATTTTGAGGATTTGATTTAA
- a CDS encoding SIR2 family protein: MDSIVEKIKSGELIPFLGMGIFEDTKCKDGSSLPYDSDSMILALNNGRAMSPRLMYEYSRAAMSLEQRKGRDFIVQMANFIYSSKEYEIPDTYKWLATLKPKYVIDTNMDDSLQKIYSDTNHFLITGVSRITADWDRYLIYFYDVETKTYTRVEKDKLTLDLPILFKPMGSTKPEMNFIISDADFVDWLTEAMGGYAMPEILKEYRKNKEYLFLGVDFSRDTFRMVTNEITINLKSGIVLFNKDELTKKEDKFIKTHNLTSLNMGINEFIKSHE, translated from the coding sequence ATGGATAGTATAGTTGAGAAGATAAAAAGTGGAGAACTTATTCCATTTTTAGGAATGGGAATATTTGAAGATACGAAATGTAAGGACGGAAGTAGCCTTCCTTATGATAGCGATTCAATGATTTTAGCATTGAATAATGGAAGAGCCATGAGTCCAAGACTTATGTATGAGTATAGCCGAGCTGCTATGAGTTTAGAACAAAGAAAAGGTAGAGATTTCATTGTTCAAATGGCAAATTTTATCTACTCTTCAAAAGAGTATGAAATCCCAGATACATACAAATGGTTAGCAACTTTAAAACCAAAATATGTTATCGATACAAATATGGATGATAGCTTACAAAAAATTTATAGTGATACTAATCACTTCTTAATTACAGGTGTTTCAAGAATCACAGCTGATTGGGATAGATACCTTATCTATTTTTATGATGTTGAAACAAAAACTTACACAAGAGTTGAAAAAGATAAACTAACTTTAGATTTACCAATTTTATTTAAACCAATGGGTTCAACTAAACCTGAAATGAATTTTATTATCTCTGACGCTGATTTTGTGGATTGGTTAACTGAAGCCATGGGTGGTTATGCAATGCCTGAAATTTTAAAAGAGTATAGAAAAAATAAAGAGTATCTATTTTTAGGTGTTGATTTTTCAAGGGATACTTTTAGAATGGTTACTAATGAAATAACTATAAATCTAAAAAGTGGAATTGTTTTATTTAATAAAGATGAATTAACTAAAAAAGAGGATAAATTTATTAAAACTCATAATTTGACATCGTTAAATATGGGTATTAATGAGTTTATAAAAAGCCATGAGTGA
- the queF gene encoding preQ(1) synthase has translation MKYGEKEILEFDINNEVNFWPNEHDKNYIIDIELPEFMAKCPRSGYPDFATIKIQYTPNKRVIELKALKIYINSFMNRYISHENSANEIFDTLNSKLEPKWLKVIADFKPRGNVHTVIEIDSSKL, from the coding sequence ATTAAATATGGTGAAAAAGAAATTTTAGAATTTGATATAAACAATGAAGTGAATTTTTGGCCAAATGAACATGATAAAAATTATATAATTGATATTGAACTACCAGAATTTATGGCAAAATGTCCAAGAAGTGGTTATCCAGATTTTGCAACAATCAAAATACAATATACTCCAAATAAAAGAGTTATCGAATTAAAAGCTTTAAAAATTTATATTAACTCTTTTATGAATAGATATATTTCACATGAAAACTCTGCAAATGAAATTTTTGATACTTTAAATAGTAAATTAGAGCCAAAATGGCTTAAAGTTATTGCAGACTTTAAACCAAGAGGAAATGTACACACAGTTATTGAAATAGATAGTTCAAAACTATAG
- the clpX gene encoding ATP-dependent Clp protease ATP-binding subunit ClpX, with protein MSEIHNCDFCGKEITEVKKIFSSEEAHICDECVTMCAKVLEKELIKDNKKEFQKGLSVPVKIKEHLDDYVIGQLEAKKVLAVALYNHYKRIDKPIVKNVEIEKSNIMLIGPTGSGKTLLAKSLARIMDVPFAVADATALTEAGYVGEDVESILSRLLAAADFDVEKAKRGIVYIDEIDKIANKSESSTSGRDVSGEGVQQGLLKILEGAEVYVPVKGSRKNSSAETILFDTTHVLFICGGAFVGLREDDSHKKSKKAPKMGFLKKEDIQENKKAIEAKELISFGLIPEFIGRIPVIAELNKLSKEDLIRVLKEPKNAITKQYEILFELDGVELIFTDEALERIAEIAHEKDVGARGLRGIIENIMLPLQYIIPSEDNLEKCIITKEYIDKEKDIELVYKENNDIQESTKEILFKKIVN; from the coding sequence ATGAGTGAAATACATAATTGTGACTTCTGTGGAAAAGAGATAACAGAAGTAAAAAAAATCTTCTCTAGCGAAGAGGCTCACATTTGTGATGAATGTGTAACTATGTGTGCAAAAGTTTTAGAAAAAGAACTTATAAAAGATAATAAAAAAGAGTTCCAAAAAGGACTTAGTGTTCCAGTTAAAATAAAAGAACATCTTGATGATTATGTAATTGGGCAACTTGAAGCAAAAAAAGTTCTAGCTGTTGCTTTATATAATCACTATAAAAGAATTGATAAACCAATAGTTAAAAATGTTGAAATTGAAAAATCAAATATTATGCTAATCGGACCAACTGGTTCTGGAAAAACACTACTAGCTAAAAGTTTAGCAAGAATTATGGATGTTCCATTTGCAGTTGCAGATGCAACAGCTTTAACTGAAGCTGGTTATGTGGGAGAAGATGTAGAATCAATACTTTCAAGACTTTTAGCTGCTGCTGATTTTGATGTAGAAAAAGCAAAAAGAGGAATTGTTTATATCGATGAAATAGACAAAATTGCAAATAAAAGTGAGAGTTCAACAAGTGGAAGAGACGTTTCAGGAGAAGGTGTTCAACAAGGACTTTTAAAAATCCTTGAAGGTGCTGAAGTTTATGTTCCAGTTAAAGGAAGTAGAAAAAACTCTAGTGCAGAAACAATTCTTTTTGATACAACTCATGTTTTATTTATTTGTGGTGGAGCCTTTGTTGGTTTAAGAGAAGATGATAGCCACAAAAAAAGTAAAAAAGCTCCTAAAATGGGATTTTTGAAAAAAGAAGATATTCAAGAAAATAAAAAAGCAATTGAAGCAAAAGAGTTAATATCTTTTGGTTTAATTCCTGAATTTATTGGAAGAATCCCAGTTATTGCTGAACTTAATAAATTGTCAAAAGAAGATTTAATAAGAGTTTTAAAAGAGCCTAAAAATGCAATTACAAAACAGTATGAAATTTTATTTGAGCTTGATGGGGTTGAACTTATATTTACAGATGAAGCACTTGAAAGAATTGCTGAAATTGCACATGAAAAAGATGTTGGAGCAAGAGGACTTAGAGGTATTATAGAAAATATAATGCTTCCTTTACAATACATTATTCCTTCTGAAGATAATTTAGAAAAATGTATTATTACAAAAGAGTATATAGACAAAGAAAAAGATATTGAATTAGTTTATAAAGAAAATAATGACATTCAAGAGTCAACAAAAGAGATTTTATTTAAAAAAATAGTTAATTAA
- a CDS encoding 4Fe-4S dicluster domain-containing protein: MAVKITEECISCEACASECPVAAILPDGNEKNPKDGILYVKPESCVECVDHADSPRCAEACPTEGAIVWDMPYTVDFNSYYLSGNEKGEYKIREHKSKGLMLPEVKEQKFRADITMATREAHANVSDF; the protein is encoded by the coding sequence ATGGCAGTTAAAATTACAGAAGAATGTATAAGCTGTGAGGCCTGTGCTTCTGAATGTCCAGTTGCAGCTATATTACCAGATGGAAATGAAAAAAATCCAAAAGACGGGATTTTATATGTAAAACCTGAATCATGTGTTGAGTGTGTTGACCATGCTGATTCTCCAAGATGTGCAGAAGCATGTCCAACGGAGGGTGCAATTGTTTGGGATATGCCTTATACAGTTGACTTTAATTCTTACTATTTAAGTGGAAATGAAAAAGGTGAATATAAAATTAGAGAACATAAATCAAAAGGTTTAATGCTTCCAGAAGTTAAAGAACAAAAATTTAGAGCTGATATCACAATGGCTACAAGAGAAGCTCACGCTAACGTATCTGATTTCTAA
- a CDS encoding sigma 54-interacting transcriptional regulator, producing MFDKSACMGCLTIRELTTLYEISSIISNHYDLQTSLEKSMRVLKNSLNLDNCVVHILEDDILNVFASIELSKFQKTLSTYKVGEGVTGMVIESKEPVVVENIHNNSLFLNKSGKRDFNGKSYVAVPLMIDNVAIGVLGTVITKTAEIELDDTVRILTIVSSIFAQTIYSFQLNKKEKERLQELKLYYKMEWDSKVHNFGDIIGDSPKMQQVFKVIQRIAQSDVTVLVRGETGTGKELVAAAIHKRSNRKDEPFIKLNCAAITDTLLESELFGHEKGAFTDARETRKGRFELADGGTLFLDEIGDISASAQVKLLRVLQEREFERVGGSKTIKVNVRLVAATNRNLEQMVKDGKFREDLYYRLNVIPIDLPPLRERGDDIKQLVNFFLERSMKNHKKMVTITDEAMEALCSYPWPGNVRELENTIERIVLMGNEEGISKYDMLLLLPALNDQKLKSDYKPISKRTLTLDDMEKEAIIEALENNDYNHSKAADELGITLRQIGYKIKKYEI from the coding sequence ATGTTTGATAAATCTGCCTGTATGGGCTGTCTAACTATTAGAGAGCTAACAACACTCTATGAAATATCTTCTATTATTTCAAATCACTATGATTTACAAACTTCATTAGAAAAATCAATGAGGGTATTAAAAAATAGTTTGAATTTAGACAATTGTGTTGTACATATTTTAGAGGATGATATTCTAAATGTTTTTGCTTCAATTGAATTATCTAAGTTCCAAAAAACTTTATCAACTTATAAGGTTGGTGAAGGTGTAACTGGAATGGTAATAGAATCTAAAGAACCAGTAGTTGTTGAAAATATCCATAATAATTCTCTTTTTTTAAATAAATCAGGAAAAAGAGATTTTAATGGAAAATCTTATGTAGCAGTTCCTTTGATGATTGATAATGTTGCTATTGGTGTTTTAGGAACAGTTATAACAAAAACAGCTGAAATTGAACTTGATGATACAGTTAGGATTCTTACAATTGTAAGTTCAATTTTTGCACAAACAATCTACTCTTTTCAATTAAATAAAAAAGAAAAAGAGAGACTTCAAGAGTTAAAACTTTACTATAAAATGGAGTGGGATTCAAAAGTACATAACTTTGGGGATATTATTGGAGATAGTCCAAAAATGCAACAAGTTTTCAAAGTAATTCAAAGAATTGCCCAATCAGATGTTACTGTATTGGTTCGAGGAGAAACTGGGACTGGAAAAGAGTTAGTTGCAGCTGCTATTCACAAAAGAAGTAATAGAAAAGATGAACCATTTATTAAACTAAACTGTGCAGCAATTACAGATACTTTACTTGAAAGTGAACTTTTTGGACATGAAAAAGGTGCTTTTACAGATGCTAGAGAGACAAGAAAAGGAAGATTTGAGCTTGCTGATGGTGGAACTCTGTTTTTAGATGAAATAGGTGATATTTCAGCTTCAGCTCAGGTAAAACTTCTTAGGGTTTTACAAGAAAGAGAGTTTGAACGAGTAGGTGGAAGTAAAACAATAAAAGTAAATGTTAGACTTGTAGCTGCAACAAATAGAAATCTTGAACAAATGGTAAAAGATGGAAAATTTAGAGAGGATTTATATTATAGATTAAATGTAATTCCTATTGATTTACCACCACTTAGAGAAAGAGGAGATGACATAAAACAACTTGTTAACTTCTTTTTAGAACGTTCGATGAAAAATCATAAAAAGATGGTAACCATAACAGATGAAGCTATGGAAGCGCTCTGTAGTTACCCGTGGCCGGGCAATGTAAGAGAATTAGAAAATACAATTGAAAGAATTGTACTTATGGGGAATGAAGAGGGAATTAGCAAATATGATATGTTATTACTACTTCCAGCACTAAATGACCAAAAATTAAAAAGTGATTATAAACCTATTTCAAAAAGAACTTTAACTTTAGATGATATGGAAAAAGAGGCAATTATTGAGGCGCTTGAGAACAATGACTATAATCATTCAAAAGCAGCAGATGAGTTAGGAATAACTCTTAGACAAATTGGGTATAAAATAAAAAAATATGAAATCTAA
- the nifT gene encoding putative nitrogen fixation protein NifT, whose protein sequence is MAKVMLREVDGIVSFYFPKKDMEETIVEIEFDTEENWGGNAVLSNGETWWIQPGVKKLPKEEVCKKIAD, encoded by the coding sequence ATGGCAAAAGTAATGTTAAGAGAAGTAGATGGAATAGTATCTTTTTATTTTCCAAAAAAAGATATGGAAGAGACTATTGTGGAAATAGAGTTTGATACAGAAGAAAATTGGGGTGGAAATGCTGTTTTATCAAATGGTGAAACATGGTGGATTCAACCAGGAGTTAAAAAACTACCTAAAGAAGAGGTTTGTAAAAAAATTGCCGACTAA
- a CDS encoding NAD(P)-binding domain-containing protein — MKDKIYDIVIIGGGPGGIGCAIEASAHKIGNILLIEKTENHSNTIRKFYKDNKRVDKDYKGQVITLQGNVDFFDGTKETTLDYFNDLLDNEKIDSIFNTEVEKIIRNKETDLLEVHTSKGIIQTKNAIVAIGKMGKPNKPDYKIPPSIKSQVGFNLDKCSSNEKILVVGGGNSAAEYAYHLADQNNNVTLVYRKPTFTRLNDLNEDLLNKYNGEEKLRLRMNTDIESLENEEGKVKVTFNDGFSVIYDRIIYAIGGTTPVDFLKACGIEVDEDLKPIFDEHQETTAKDVYVAGDIAFASGGSIAIALNHGYHIVNNILRKRGEIFSFTEKFSK, encoded by the coding sequence ATGAAAGATAAAATTTATGATATTGTAATTATCGGTGGAGGACCTGGAGGAATTGGTTGTGCTATTGAAGCATCTGCACATAAAATAGGTAATATATTATTAATTGAAAAAACTGAAAATCATTCAAATACTATAAGAAAATTTTATAAAGATAATAAAAGAGTTGATAAGGATTATAAAGGTCAAGTTATAACTTTACAAGGAAATGTAGATTTTTTTGATGGAACAAAAGAGACAACATTGGATTATTTTAATGATTTATTAGATAATGAAAAGATTGATTCCATATTTAATACAGAAGTTGAAAAGATTATAAGAAATAAAGAAACAGATTTATTAGAAGTTCATACATCAAAAGGGATTATTCAAACAAAAAATGCAATTGTAGCTATTGGTAAAATGGGAAAACCAAATAAACCAGATTATAAAATACCTCCTTCAATAAAATCACAAGTTGGTTTTAACTTAGATAAATGTTCATCAAATGAAAAAATATTAGTTGTAGGTGGAGGAAATAGTGCAGCTGAATATGCTTATCATTTAGCTGACCAAAATAACAATGTGACTTTGGTTTATAGAAAACCAACTTTTACAAGACTAAACGACCTAAATGAAGACCTTTTAAACAAATATAATGGGGAAGAAAAACTTAGACTTAGAATGAATACAGATATTGAATCTTTAGAAAATGAAGAGGGAAAAGTAAAAGTAACATTCAATGATGGTTTTAGTGTTATTTATGACAGAATAATTTATGCAATTGGAGGAACAACACCTGTTGATTTCTTAAAAGCCTGTGGAATCGAAGTAGATGAAGATTTAAAACCTATATTTGATGAACATCAAGAAACAACAGCTAAAGATGTATATGTAGCTGGAGATATTGCTTTTGCAAGTGGTGGTTCAATTGCTATTGCTTTAAATCATGGCTATCATATTGTAAATAATATTTTAAGAAAAAGAGGGGAGATTTTTTCTTTTACAGAAAAATTTTCAAAATAA
- the modD gene encoding ModD protein encodes MFNLSISELEKYIQDDLPYFDLTTSLQNCHDSHAQIEVYTREDIIVSCSEEAAKIAELLNCKVEFFVKSKTKLEKGSTILKFSGLYEDIHKAWRLTQILLEYSCKISTYSYEMNKKLKEKNPDCELLTTRKTFPFSKRFCIKAAICGGAMPHRLNLSETILFFDGHRILYKKSDEFYEDLKRIKRKIPEKKLNVESNNLQDSINLMKIGVDVIQLDKIDFEELEKIIEYKNENYPFVKILVAGGINLTNIEKYASYKIDGVVTSSVYNCGMANISSRLELN; translated from the coding sequence ATGTTTAATTTATCAATAAGCGAATTAGAAAAATATATTCAAGATGATTTACCATATTTTGATTTAACTACAAGTTTACAAAATTGTCATGATTCACATGCCCAAATTGAAGTTTATACAAGAGAAGATATTATTGTTTCTTGTAGTGAAGAAGCTGCAAAAATAGCTGAGCTTTTAAATTGTAAAGTTGAATTTTTTGTAAAAAGTAAAACAAAACTTGAAAAAGGCTCAACAATTTTAAAGTTTTCAGGACTTTATGAAGATATTCATAAAGCTTGGAGATTAACCCAAATACTTTTAGAATATAGTTGTAAAATAAGCACTTATTCTTATGAAATGAATAAAAAACTAAAAGAAAAAAATCCAGATTGTGAACTTCTAACTACTAGAAAAACTTTTCCTTTTTCAAAAAGATTCTGTATAAAAGCAGCTATTTGTGGAGGGGCAATGCCTCATAGACTGAATCTATCTGAAACTATTTTATTTTTTGATGGACATAGAATTTTATATAAAAAAAGTGACGAGTTTTACGAAGATTTAAAAAGAATAAAAAGAAAAATCCCAGAAAAAAAACTAAATGTCGAAAGTAATAATTTACAAGATAGTATAAATCTAATGAAAATAGGGGTTGATGTAATTCAACTTGATAAAATAGATTTTGAAGAGTTAGAAAAAATTATAGAGTATAAAAATGAAAACTATCCATTTGTAAAAATCTTAGTAGCAGGTGGAATAAACCTAACAAATATAGAAAAATATGCTTCATATAAAATCGATGGAGTGGTTACAAGCTCTGTTTATAACTGCGGAATGGCGAATATTAGTAGTAGATTAGAATTAAATTAA
- a CDS encoding YqaA family protein — MTYLILFFSAFISATLFPLGSEALLIYDIKEGYNIYLLLFFATLGNSLGSILNYYLGLKGEEYLIEKKLLKEKYIDISKRYFDKYGFITILFSWLPIIGDPITFIAGVLKYDFKKFVILVIISKFSRYLFIALVV, encoded by the coding sequence ATGACATATTTAATACTATTTTTTTCAGCTTTTATCTCTGCTACACTTTTTCCTTTAGGAAGTGAAGCTTTATTGATTTATGATATAAAAGAGGGATATAACATCTATTTATTACTATTTTTTGCCACTTTAGGAAATAGTTTAGGCTCAATATTAAATTATTATCTTGGATTAAAAGGTGAAGAGTATTTAATAGAAAAAAAGCTTTTAAAAGAAAAATATATAGATATTTCAAAAAGGTATTTTGATAAATATGGATTTATAACGATTTTGTTTTCATGGTTACCAATAATTGGTGACCCAATTACATTTATTGCAGGTGTTTTAAAATACGATTTTAAAAAGTTTGTGATTTTAGTGATTATTTCTAAATTTTCTAGATATTTATTTATAGCTTTAGTAGTTTAA
- a CDS encoding L-aspartate oxidase, translating into MIYDVIVVGGGIAGLMAAIEAKNENNKVALITKGNVFKSNSSMASGGINAVLDPNNTKEINQHINDTLISGKGLGNKKAITYMCKQASKIINKLVEYGVEFDRNEDGTIAQRPFGGGSSNRTCYVGDKTGSAITMALIKKAKTKGITFLPNNYILNLAKYQDRVSGVVSLNKDNSQVMIYSSKAVILAGGGYAGIYRGYSTNAPDYTGDLLAVALRAGLYLKDMEFVQFHPTGFVKTNYLVTEAARGEGGYLVNSDGNRFVNELDTRDKVARAILKEQLEGKKVFMDLRHLGLEKIQQKLPSLYNAALNQSGINLAEELLEIKPVAHYTMGGVDVNMTKCELKGLYICGEMASNGVHGANRLGGNSLLEGCVFGELAGMEALKYSQENEYSPIDYNTVIKDIEMIDFIFCGDTTKNFNAIRISLGKTLFEKVGIIKNELSLTLAFDYIKYLRQISYTLHCINKEKNNNVELTAILELRNALEISEAIILSALKRKESRGAHFREDYPEQSKEYDRSLVVKELKKGFFKISFKENDILKIIKNLFINKE; encoded by the coding sequence ATGATTTATGATGTAATAGTAGTTGGAGGTGGAATTGCAGGATTAATGGCTGCAATTGAAGCAAAAAATGAAAACAATAAAGTTGCCCTAATCACAAAAGGAAATGTTTTTAAATCTAACTCTTCAATGGCAAGTGGTGGAATAAATGCAGTACTTGACCCAAACAATACAAAAGAGATAAACCAACATATAAATGATACTTTGATTTCAGGAAAAGGTTTAGGAAATAAAAAAGCTATCACTTACATGTGTAAACAAGCTTCTAAAATAATAAATAAATTAGTTGAATATGGTGTAGAGTTTGATAGAAATGAAGATGGAACAATAGCTCAACGACCTTTTGGTGGAGGAAGTTCAAATAGAACTTGTTATGTTGGAGATAAAACAGGAAGCGCCATAACAATGGCTCTTATAAAAAAGGCTAAAACTAAAGGCATAACTTTTTTACCAAACAACTATATTTTAAATCTTGCAAAATATCAAGATAGAGTAAGTGGAGTAGTATCTTTAAATAAAGATAATTCACAAGTAATGATATATTCATCAAAAGCTGTGATTTTAGCAGGTGGTGGATATGCAGGAATTTATAGAGGATATTCAACAAATGCCCCTGATTATACGGGAGATTTATTAGCTGTTGCATTACGAGCTGGATTATATTTAAAAGATATGGAGTTTGTTCAGTTTCATCCAACTGGTTTTGTAAAAACAAACTATTTAGTAACTGAAGCTGCACGAGGTGAGGGTGGTTACTTAGTTAATAGTGATGGAAATAGATTTGTAAATGAACTTGATACTAGAGATAAAGTTGCAAGGGCTATTTTAAAAGAGCAACTTGAAGGTAAAAAAGTTTTTATGGATTTAAGACATCTTGGACTTGAAAAAATCCAACAAAAACTACCATCTTTATACAATGCTGCATTAAATCAAAGTGGAATAAATTTAGCCGAAGAACTACTTGAAATAAAGCCTGTTGCTCACTACACAATGGGTGGAGTTGATGTAAATATGACAAAATGTGAACTAAAAGGTTTATATATTTGTGGAGAAATGGCGTCAAATGGAGTTCATGGAGCAAATCGACTAGGAGGAAACTCTTTACTTGAAGGTTGTGTATTTGGAGAACTTGCTGGAATGGAAGCTTTAAAATATTCACAAGAAAATGAATACTCACCAATAGATTATAACACTGTGATAAAAGATATAGAGATGATAGATTTTATCTTCTGTGGTGATACAACTAAAAACTTTAATGCTATTAGAATAAGTTTAGGAAAAACACTTTTTGAAAAAGTTGGAATTATAAAAAATGAACTAAGCCTTACATTAGCTTTTGACTATATAAAATATTTAAGACAAATCTCATATACACTTCACTGTATAAATAAAGAAAAAAACAATAATGTCGAACTTACAGCTATTTTAGAATTGAGAAATGCCCTTGAAATTTCTGAAGCAATAATTCTAAGTGCCTTAAAAAGAAAAGAGAGCAGAGGAGCTCATTTTAGGGAAGATTATCCAGAACAATCAAAAGAGTATGATAGAAGTTTGGTTGTTAAAGAGCTAAAAAAAGGTTTCTTTAAAATTTCATTCAAGGAGAATGATATTTTAAAAATTATCAAAAATTTATTTATAAACAAGGAGTAA
- a CDS encoding aldo/keto reductase, whose product MIATFDDTYNFAKKFAHYKDFYVKHNNLIFSKLGLGTFNKEPYKEENYLFHYIAGVKEAIKSGINLIDTASNYRYGQSEKEIGVALKELFEEGDTKREELIICSKGGFIQLDYPFPQNPYTWIEENIINTSLAKLEDIELDQHCMTPDYLEWSCQKSLENLGVKTLDIYFLHNPEIQISKLGYKNWLKKIETIFKRFEKMVTKGMIKSYGVAVWNGFIDKSTNEHINLEDLVEIAIKVGGVNHNFKYIQTPFNMAKTSIYTMPTQTVKGEECTLLQAAHRLKIGVISSSSLLQMNLFKKSFNAQVGYLLDSKMVLENDIQLALQFVRSTPGLISSLFASKVPVHIKKNLEITKVPATSRAKYDLMYRV is encoded by the coding sequence ATGATTGCTACATTTGATGATACTTACAATTTTGCAAAAAAATTTGCTCATTATAAAGATTTCTATGTAAAACACAATAATTTGATATTTTCAAAACTAGGACTAGGTACTTTTAATAAAGAACCTTATAAAGAAGAAAACTATCTATTTCACTATATAGCTGGTGTAAAAGAAGCTATTAAAAGTGGTATTAATCTTATAGATACAGCAAGTAACTATAGATATGGACAAAGTGAAAAAGAGATTGGTGTTGCTTTAAAAGAACTATTTGAAGAGGGTGATACAAAAAGAGAAGAATTAATAATATGTTCAAAAGGTGGATTTATTCAGCTTGATTATCCATTTCCACAAAATCCTTATACTTGGATTGAAGAAAATATTATTAATACTTCATTGGCAAAACTAGAAGATATAGAACTTGACCAACACTGTATGACACCTGATTATTTAGAGTGGTCATGTCAAAAATCTTTAGAAAATCTTGGTGTAAAAACACTTGATATCTATTTTTTACATAATCCCGAAATACAAATAAGTAAACTTGGTTATAAAAATTGGTTAAAAAAAATCGAAACAATCTTTAAAAGATTTGAAAAAATGGTAACTAAAGGAATGATAAAATCTTATGGTGTTGCTGTTTGGAATGGTTTTATCGATAAAAGTACAAATGAACATATCAATTTAGAAGATTTAGTTGAAATAGCTATAAAAGTTGGAGGAGTTAATCACAACTTTAAATATATTCAAACACCTTTTAACATGGCAAAAACTTCAATTTATACAATGCCAACACAAACTGTAAAAGGTGAAGAGTGTACTTTACTTCAAGCTGCTCATAGATTAAAAATTGGAGTAATTTCAAGTTCTTCTCTTTTACAAATGAATCTATTTAAAAAATCATTTAATGCCCAAGTTGGTTACTTACTTGATTCAAAAATGGTTTTAGAAAATGATATTCAACTAGCACTTCAATTTGTTCGTTCAACTCCTGGATTAATTTCATCACTTTTTGCCTCAAAAGTTCCAGTACATATCAAAAAGAATTTAGAAATCACAAAGGTTCCTGCAACATCAAGAGCTAAATATGATTTAATGTATCGAGTATAA